The Acidobacteriota bacterium genome contains the following window.
CAAGCTTCTTTGAACGAGATTTGTGATCTGAATCAAGTGAATTCTATGAATGAAATTGAACAAAATCTACAAACTGAATCAAGCAAAAGCTGTAAGCCGGATTGGACAATATCTATAAGTTGAATCAGGCAAGTCCATGAACCAAAAAGATGAGACCTGTGAGCTTTATCGAACGAGATCTGTGAGTTTCTTCGAGCAAGAATTATGAGTTACATAGTTCCCGAGTCGCTTCCGTATTCTTTTTGCCCGGGCTGTGGGCATGGAGTTGGTCTGAACAAGCTGGATGAAGCGATGCAATCGCTTAACCTCGATTCCAGAAAAACGGTAATTGTAACTGACATCGGGTGCATCGGGATATCGGACAGGCATTTCCGCGTGAACACCTTCCATGGCCTGCATGGGAGAGTGATCACTTACGCGACCGGGCTCAAGCTCGCCAATCCGGATCTGACAGTCATCGCGCTTATGGGAGATGGAGGAGCCGGCATTGGCGGTCAGCACCTCCTGAATGCCGCTAGGAGAAACGTCGGAATCACTCTTCTCGTCTTCAACAACATGAATTTTGGGATGACTGGCGGGGAGCATTCCGTGACGACCCCTTTTGGATTCTATACCTCATCGACGCCGCCACCGGGCGGAAATCTCGAAATGGGGATGGATCTCTGCAGCATCGCCGGTGCTGCCGGGGCCGGATTTGTTGCAAGGGGAACCGTCTTCGACAGCGATCTCTCCGCCACCATTGTTAAAGCTATCTCTTATGAGGGCTTCTCCATCGTCGATATCTGGGAACTCTGCACGGCCTACTTTGTGCCGAACAACAGGTTCAGCAAAAAGGGCTTAATGGAAACGCTCGAAAAGCTGAATCTAAAAACAGGGGTCCTTGTCCACAAGGAGAAGATGGAATACAGCCGCTGGTACAGGGAAGCTTACGAGAGTCTTAGAAGGGAAGGGGGAAAAAAGCACAGAGGCTTTGAAGCGAAGTTTACGCATGCTCTCGATAAGAAGATAGATTTCATCCTGGCAGGCGGAGCAGGGCAAAAGATACGCTCTTCGGCAGGATTCCTCGGATATGCGGCCGTTCTTTCAGGACTCTGGGTGACGCAGAGAGATGACTATCCCATCACCGTCATGACGGGACACTCCATTTCTGAAATGTCGCTGAGCCCTGCAAGGATCCTCTACGTCGGGATAACCATCCCTGACTTCATGATCGTCGTCTCTCCCGAAGGGCTGAAAAAGGTCAGGACGAGGATCGAAAGAATGGAAAAGGGTTCCCTCCTCATTATAGATAGCAAGCTCCAGCCGTCGGGCACGGAGGCAGAAATCATATCACTTCCATTTTCAAAGGAAGCCGAGAAGGTTGACCGAAGGTCGGTTGCCCTCTATGCCGTTACCGCCTTTCTCAAGAAGACAGGTATCATCCCCCTCGAAGCGCTCAAAGAAGCCGTATCGCGAACACAAAAGAGAGAGTTCTCCAAACTCAACCTCAAAGCCATCGACGCCGCCTCTTCCCTGATATAGATAGAGCTTTTTAAATGTCTTGTTCGAGTTCGTACAGGTTGAATAAAAAAGGTTTAATTTTCCTGGTGGAAGCGTTAAAATCAGGGCGAGATTCTTTCTTGGCGGAGGGAGAGAAAGCCATGACAGAAAAAGAGATCGGCAAGATCACTCATTATTTCGGAAAGATCGGCGTGGCAGTCCTGGAACTCAGCGCGGATCTGAAAGTCGGGGACACAATCCACATCAAAGGGCATTCCGAGGATTTCAATCAGAAAGTGGAATCTATACAGATAGAGCATGAGAATATCCCGGAAGCGAGAGCCGGCCAGTCCGTGGGCATGAAGGTCAACCAGAAAGTCCACCCTGGCGACAAAGTCTTCCTGCTCACCGAGTGAAAAAGACCCTCTTCAGTTCGAGGAACTGGAGGAGGAGATGGCTTCGCAGAACTTGTCCATCTGTTCCTGAACGTCGTAAGGTCCGCACTTCGAGGAATTGACGATAAAGGCAAAAGCGAACCTCTCGCCGGAAAGGTTTTCAACGTATCCTGAAAGAGACTTGACCCCGCTTATATAGCCCGTTTTTCCACGGACTCTCCTTGCAACGCCGTTGTTGTAAAGTTGCCTCCTCAAAGTTCCGTCGGCTCCTCCGATCGGAAGAGATGAGACAAACTCATAACCCTCACCAAATTTCTCATCCATGGACTTAAGGAGATGCGTGAGACAATCTGCTGTCAGGAGGTTTCTCCTCGACAGTCCCGAGCCATCCAGGATAGCGATACGAGAAGTATCTATTCCAGAATTTCTCAGAAACATCCTCAGCACGTCGCAGCCTTTTTCCGTTGTTCCTGGCTGACCGATGACTTCTGCCCCGAGCGTCTTCAGGAGCATCTCGGCGAT
Protein-coding sequences here:
- a CDS encoding thiamine pyrophosphate-dependent enzyme, which translates into the protein MSYIVPESLPYSFCPGCGHGVGLNKLDEAMQSLNLDSRKTVIVTDIGCIGISDRHFRVNTFHGLHGRVITYATGLKLANPDLTVIALMGDGGAGIGGQHLLNAARRNVGITLLVFNNMNFGMTGGEHSVTTPFGFYTSSTPPPGGNLEMGMDLCSIAGAAGAGFVARGTVFDSDLSATIVKAISYEGFSIVDIWELCTAYFVPNNRFSKKGLMETLEKLNLKTGVLVHKEKMEYSRWYREAYESLRREGGKKHRGFEAKFTHALDKKIDFILAGGAGQKIRSSAGFLGYAAVLSGLWVTQRDDYPITVMTGHSISEMSLSPARILYVGITIPDFMIVVSPEGLKKVRTRIERMEKGSLLIIDSKLQPSGTEAEIISLPFSKEAEKVDRRSVALYAVTAFLKKTGIIPLEALKEAVSRTQKREFSKLNLKAIDAASSLI